From Halichondria panicea chromosome 12, odHalPani1.1, whole genome shotgun sequence, a single genomic window includes:
- the LOC135344790 gene encoding uncharacterized protein LOC135344790, which produces MDLAPKDIQCFENIPSNSYSFHCHLKSFTTIAAMTPCKVLRRATLSLLLAAILQVFVLCNTQSSASGVVFLDDCSMCAEDEKCLEKDDGTKYCKQCAPEDCSILPTDLVCASNGQTYDNLCEMKKAACELDRVLRVEFQGTACPTLPPPVQAICKLQQDNFDLHKNNLYQNCDIANIYEKSNNGSLTLDDLNLEFCHRPHCVENKFIRRQCHRFAQEWCWCVDDNGTPSNFQKNLEVGTCTQTRNCYSNGQKWKHGASYPNPNSCGPCQCLDGEEKCYPELTFALINGVLNDTELERLQDELLRIFYIQYNHRQEDYQQLMEYLTDHSTYNVIRHDNDINVSLTLKENILNYKFDKHDKSQDDKLQSAEFFSLRNDLSEFLHCDAILNYIQDKITSTSVSQPSNQPFSISRKEFQQFFAAELFEDSIASSGVSKRDTEQVRERLTMKRLSHRNKFYYTLF; this is translated from the exons ATGGATTTGGCTCCAAAAGACATTCAGTGCTTTGAGAACATTCCCAGCAATAGCTACAGCTTTCACTGCCATTTGAAATCATTCACTACTATTGCTGCAATGACTCCTTGCAAAGTACTAAGAAGAGCAACACTAAGCCTGCTACTGGCTGCAATACTACAG GTATTTGTACTATGCAATACGCAATCGTCTGCTAGTGGAGTTGTCTTTCTTGACGACTGCTCAATGTGTGCCGAAGACGAGAAATGTTTGGAAAAAGACGATGGAACGAAGTACTGCAAGCAATGTGCACCAGAAGACTGTAGTATCTTACCCACTGACCTAGTGTGTGCTTCTAATGGCCAAACTTACGACAACCTATGTGAAATGAAAAAAGCAGCTTGTGAGCTGGACAGAGTACTACGAGTAGAGTTTCAGGGAACAGCAT GTCCTACACTGCCTCCCCCAGTGCAAG CAATATGCAAACTTCAACAAGACAACTTCGACCTTCACAAAAACAACTTATATCAAAATTGTGACATAGCTAACATTTACGAAAAATCTAATAATGGCAGTCTAACACTTGACGATCTGAATTTGGAGTTTTGCCACCGGCCTCACTGTGTAGAGAATAAGTTCATAAGACGCCAGTGCCACCGTTTTGCACAAGAGTGGTGTTGGTGTGTCGATGATAACGGAACACCAAGCAACTTTCAAAAGAACCTGGAAGTCGGAACCTGCA cTCAAACAAGGAACTGCTACAGTAACGGACAAAAATGGAAGCACGGAGCTAGCTACCCTAATCCTAACAGTTGCGGACCATG CCAATGCTTGGACGGAGAGGAGAAGTGCTACCCAGAATTGACATTTGCTCTAATAAATGGAGTTCTCAATGATACTGAGCTCGAGAGACTGCAAGATGAACTCTTGAGAATCTTCTACATCCAGTACAATCATAGACAAGAAGACTATCAGCAGCTGATGGAGTACCTAACAGACCACTCAACTTACAATGTCATTCGCCATGACAATGACATTAATG TGTCTTTGACTCTAAAGGAGAATATTTTGAACTACAAGTTCGATAAGCACGACAAAAGCCAAGATGACAAGCTACAATCCGCAGAATTTTTTTCACTTCGAAACGACCTCTCTGAATTCTTACACTGTGATGCCATCCTCAATTATATTCAAGACAAGATCACCAGCACTAGTGTTTCTCAACCATCCAATCAACCATTCTCAATATCAAGAAAAGAGTTTCAACAATTTTTCGCAGCAGAGCTGTTTGaag ATTCAATCGCATCATCTGGCGTGAGTAAGCGAGATACTGAGCAAGTTCGGGAGAGATTAACGATGAAACGGTTGAGTCATCGCAATAAGTTCTATTACACTTTGTTTTGA